In a genomic window of Nostoc sp. UHCC 0870:
- a CDS encoding anthranilate phosphoribosyltransferase family protein, with protein MSILFRDLLKKVGSGNHTGENLTRAEAAKATKMMLLGEATPAQIGAFLIAHRIKRPTGEELAGMLDAYEELGPKLHPINSTRQVIVFGQPYDGRTRTAPISPVTALILATVGQPVIMHGGDRLPTKYGLPLAEIWQGLGVDWTTLSLPKTQAVFEQTGIGFVYTPQHFPLTKSIWEYRDQIGKRPPLATMELIWCPYAGDAHVIAGFVHPPTEAMFKVALGLRGVTNFTLVKGLEGSSDLPRDRTAIIALSKSPQEIERLLLSPNDYGFTTKNVALNSPEELLTEMRKVLAGNTSELQQTALWNGGFYLWRSGICPDMRSGIAKAQELLTTGAVANKLQELSQVVPIQNSKFKIQN; from the coding sequence ATGAGTATTCTATTCAGGGATTTGCTGAAAAAGGTAGGTAGTGGCAACCATACGGGCGAGAATCTAACTCGTGCTGAAGCAGCCAAGGCTACTAAGATGATGTTATTAGGTGAAGCTACACCAGCCCAAATAGGTGCATTTTTGATTGCCCACCGCATCAAACGTCCCACTGGGGAAGAATTAGCGGGAATGTTAGATGCTTACGAAGAACTGGGGCCAAAACTGCACCCCATCAACTCTACACGTCAAGTCATAGTATTTGGTCAACCTTATGATGGCAGAACCCGGACAGCACCGATTAGCCCTGTAACCGCCCTGATACTCGCCACAGTCGGACAACCGGTAATCATGCACGGCGGCGATCGCTTACCCACAAAATATGGATTACCCTTAGCAGAAATTTGGCAGGGTTTAGGAGTTGATTGGACTACCCTCTCATTACCAAAAACCCAAGCTGTATTTGAGCAAACAGGCATCGGCTTTGTTTATACACCACAGCATTTTCCCTTAACTAAAAGTATTTGGGAATACCGCGATCAAATAGGGAAACGTCCACCCTTAGCCACAATGGAACTAATTTGGTGTCCCTATGCTGGCGATGCTCATGTCATAGCCGGGTTTGTCCATCCGCCAACAGAAGCCATGTTTAAGGTAGCTTTGGGGCTGCGAGGAGTAACAAATTTTACCTTAGTCAAAGGATTAGAAGGGAGTAGTGATTTACCACGCGATCGCACAGCCATCATCGCTTTATCTAAATCACCCCAAGAAATAGAAAGATTGCTCCTATCTCCCAATGATTACGGCTTTACTACCAAGAATGTAGCTTTAAACAGCCCCGAAGAATTACTAACCGAAATGCGGAAAGTATTAGCGGGAAATACTAGCGAGTTACAACAAACAGCCTTGTGGAATGGAGGATTTTATCTTTGGCGGAGTGGGATTTGTCCCGATATGCGATCGGGTATAGCCAAAGCCCAAGAATTATTAACTACTGGCGCAGTCGCTAACAAACTCCAAGAACTAAGTCAAGTCGTTCCAATTCAAAATTCAAAATTTAAAATTCAAAATTGA
- the ntrB gene encoding nitrate ABC transporter permease, which translates to MAAVLGNRTLRKKSRNNLNKLLLNKVVPPLVALAIFLGLWELVCAMPNFELPGPIETFSETWDPFIVHPFFDNGASDKGLGWQLLSSLGRVALGFSLSAIAGIVLGILVGANRLVYNAVDPIFQVLRTVPPLAWLPISLAAFQQANPSAIFVIFITSIWPIIINTTVGVQQIPQDYINVAKVLKLKGAKYFLKIVFPATVPYIFTGLRIGIGLSWLAIVAAEMLVGGVGIGSFIWDAYNTTTETNLSEIILALIYVGLVGLLLDRLVGFVASKVVADQK; encoded by the coding sequence ATGGCTGCTGTTTTAGGAAATAGGACGCTCAGAAAGAAGTCTCGAAATAATCTCAATAAATTACTTTTAAATAAAGTTGTACCACCACTGGTAGCGTTAGCAATTTTTCTAGGGCTGTGGGAACTAGTTTGTGCGATGCCTAACTTTGAGTTACCGGGGCCAATCGAAACTTTTTCTGAAACTTGGGACCCGTTTATTGTCCATCCTTTCTTTGATAATGGTGCAAGTGATAAAGGTTTAGGCTGGCAATTACTTAGTAGTTTGGGTAGAGTTGCTTTAGGTTTCTCGTTATCTGCGATCGCTGGCATTGTCTTGGGTATTTTAGTCGGCGCAAATCGACTAGTTTACAATGCTGTAGACCCCATATTTCAAGTATTACGAACTGTCCCGCCTCTAGCATGGCTACCTATTTCTTTAGCAGCATTTCAACAAGCTAATCCTTCAGCAATTTTCGTAATTTTCATTACTTCAATTTGGCCAATTATTATCAATACGACTGTTGGAGTACAACAAATTCCTCAAGACTATATTAATGTAGCTAAAGTTTTAAAACTCAAAGGTGCAAAATATTTCCTGAAAATTGTCTTCCCTGCAACTGTTCCTTACATATTCACTGGATTAAGAATTGGCATTGGTTTATCTTGGTTGGCAATTGTAGCCGCCGAAATGTTAGTTGGTGGTGTAGGTATTGGCTCATTTATTTGGGATGCCTACAACACAACTACAGAAACTAATCTGAGTGAAATTATTTTGGCTCTGATTTATGTCGGTTTAGTTGGCTTATTACTAGATAGATTAGTAGGTTTTGTTGCCAGCAAAGTTGTAGCAGACCAGAAGTAG
- a CDS encoding QcrA and Rieske domain-containing protein produces the protein MKRRDFINWVGLGWLASSLPIAIAACSTQTTASGDWQNVGTTAELDKTGQLLVENSPVGSVLLVGTSKSGNLIAVNPTCSHKGCTVAWEAANKKFACPCHGAEYGVDGTVQKGPATKPLKTYAAKIEGNSVAVKPS, from the coding sequence ATGAAACGGCGTGATTTTATTAATTGGGTGGGTTTGGGTTGGCTGGCTAGTAGCTTACCTATAGCGATCGCAGCTTGTTCTACACAAACAACTGCATCTGGAGATTGGCAAAATGTTGGTACTACTGCGGAATTAGATAAAACTGGTCAATTACTGGTGGAAAACTCGCCTGTTGGTTCTGTGTTATTGGTGGGTACATCAAAATCAGGAAATTTAATTGCTGTCAATCCCACCTGTAGCCATAAAGGATGCACTGTTGCATGGGAAGCTGCTAACAAAAAATTTGCCTGTCCTTGTCATGGTGCAGAATATGGAGTTGATGGTACAGTACAAAAAGGCCCTGCTACGAAACCACTCAAAACTTACGCCGCCAAGATTGAGGGTAATTCAGTTGCAGTTAAGCCTAGCTAG
- a CDS encoding alpha/beta fold hydrolase, whose product MFQPQGFEQRSIITSLGKMVYYTATGSLWQENTTAAPERETLVFLHGFGGGSSAYEWSKVYPAFAAKYRILAPDMIGWGESEHPARNYTIDDYLTTIREFLQQTCTSPVIAIASSLTAAFTIRVAITHPNLFKSLILVTPAGLSDFGEDYSRSLFAQIVSVPLLDRLLYSTGIATSGGIRSFLEQRQFAQANRIYEEIVEAYLQSAQQHNAEYAALSFVRGDLCFDLSLYIQQLLTPTAIMWGQKSQFTGPEIGRRLAEKNPQAIRVFQPLEDVGLTPQLELPAVTIGLIRRFLTLLSGE is encoded by the coding sequence ATGTTTCAACCACAAGGATTTGAGCAACGCTCGATAATTACGTCGCTGGGTAAAATGGTGTACTACACCGCTACTGGATCACTTTGGCAAGAAAACACAACCGCAGCACCAGAACGAGAAACGTTAGTCTTTCTACACGGCTTTGGTGGTGGATCTTCTGCCTATGAGTGGTCAAAAGTTTATCCAGCTTTTGCTGCTAAATACCGGATTCTTGCCCCTGATATGATAGGCTGGGGTGAGTCTGAGCATCCAGCTAGAAATTACACGATTGACGATTATTTAACTACTATTCGGGAGTTTTTGCAGCAGACTTGCACAAGTCCAGTCATAGCGATCGCGTCTTCTTTAACAGCAGCGTTTACAATTCGGGTGGCGATTACCCATCCCAATTTATTTAAATCTTTAATTCTGGTGACACCAGCCGGACTTTCTGACTTCGGCGAAGACTACTCCCGCAGCTTGTTTGCCCAAATCGTTAGTGTTCCTCTTCTTGACCGCTTACTATACAGCACTGGGATTGCTACTAGTGGCGGTATTCGTAGTTTCTTAGAACAACGGCAATTTGCCCAAGCTAACCGCATCTACGAAGAAATTGTTGAAGCTTATCTCCAATCTGCCCAACAACATAATGCTGAGTATGCAGCGTTATCTTTTGTTAGGGGTGATTTATGTTTTGATTTATCACTCTATATTCAACAATTGCTCACTCCTACCGCCATTATGTGGGGTCAAAAGTCCCAATTCACCGGGCCAGAGATTGGCCGCCGCCTAGCAGAGAAAAATCCTCAAGCTATCCGCGTTTTTCAACCCTTGGAAGATGTGGGGTTAACACCACAGTTAGAATTACCAGCAGTCACAATCGGTCTAATTCGCCGATTTTTGACTTTACTGAGTGGGGAATGA
- a CDS encoding four-helix bundle copper-binding protein encodes MAIQQLSLQKVNQQNQECIQDCLDCSNICLNTVTTYCITKGGMHTEPDHVRLMLDCAEICQTSANFMLRGSDLDVRTCGICAEVCERCARNCDRFENDSQMKACADMCRRCAETCRRMSMARA; translated from the coding sequence ATGGCAATACAACAATTGAGTTTGCAAAAGGTTAACCAACAAAACCAAGAATGTATTCAAGACTGTTTAGACTGCTCTAATATTTGTTTAAATACTGTGACTACATACTGCATAACTAAAGGTGGTATGCACACAGAACCAGACCATGTACGATTAATGCTTGATTGTGCTGAAATTTGTCAAACCAGTGCCAACTTTATGTTGCGTGGTTCTGATTTGGATGTGCGTACCTGTGGCATTTGTGCTGAAGTATGTGAACGATGCGCGCGTAATTGCGATCGCTTCGAGAATGATTCACAAATGAAGGCTTGTGCTGATATGTGTCGCCGTTGTGCCGAGACTTGCCGCAGAATGTCTATGGCTAGAGCTTAA
- a CDS encoding mercuric reductase, producing the protein MSNSELERVIVRPVDEYNQKLVSYVHPPNWVNPQPADCYDLVVIGAGTAGLVVAAGAVGLGLGLKVALIEKHLMGGDCLNVGCVPSKTVIRSARVVGEIWNAKRLGINIPKQQIEIDFSTVMQRMRRVRAGISHHDSAERFSSLGVDVFLGSGRFASKDTVEVDGKILKFKKAVIATGARAAKPVIRGIETVGYLTNETVFSLIQKPERLAVIGGGPIGCELAQAFRRLGCEVVLFHSGSHVLNKEDGDAAQVVQQALIRDGIRLVLNCKLEEVVNVTDGKRLYFSVNDYRDSVTVDEILVGAGRAPNVEGLNLETVGVEYDKHQGVKVNDYLQTKNPNIYAAGDICMNWKFTHAADAAARIVIKNTLFSPFGLGRSKLSSLVMPWVTYTDPEIAHVGMYEHQAKAMGIDVVTIKIPFSSVDRAIADAQEEGFLKIHHRKGSDEIIGATIVAAHAGEMISEITTAIVNKIGLSKLSNVIHPYPTQAEAIKKAADAYRRTLLTPKTKKLLGFLTKFS; encoded by the coding sequence ATGTCCAATTCCGAGTTAGAGAGAGTCATTGTTCGCCCAGTTGATGAATATAACCAGAAGTTAGTTTCTTATGTACATCCGCCAAATTGGGTGAATCCTCAACCTGCTGATTGTTATGACTTGGTGGTCATTGGTGCTGGAACTGCGGGGTTAGTGGTGGCGGCTGGTGCGGTTGGGTTGGGTTTGGGTTTGAAAGTCGCATTGATTGAAAAGCATCTCATGGGAGGAGACTGCTTAAATGTGGGTTGCGTACCTTCTAAAACTGTGATTCGGTCGGCGCGGGTAGTGGGGGAAATCTGGAATGCGAAAAGGTTGGGGATCAATATTCCCAAACAACAAATCGAAATTGATTTTTCCACTGTGATGCAAAGGATGCGGCGCGTTAGGGCGGGAATTAGTCACCATGACTCGGCGGAACGTTTTTCATCATTGGGGGTGGATGTTTTCTTGGGTAGTGGTCGCTTTGCTAGTAAAGATACAGTGGAAGTTGACGGTAAAATCCTCAAGTTTAAAAAAGCGGTGATTGCAACTGGTGCAAGGGCTGCAAAACCAGTGATTCGGGGAATTGAAACGGTGGGTTATTTGACTAATGAAACGGTCTTTTCTCTCATCCAAAAACCCGAACGGTTAGCGGTGATTGGTGGGGGGCCTATCGGTTGTGAATTAGCTCAAGCATTCCGGCGTTTGGGTTGTGAGGTGGTGCTGTTCCATAGCGGTTCTCATGTTCTCAATAAGGAAGATGGGGATGCGGCGCAAGTCGTACAGCAGGCTTTAATCCGAGATGGCATCCGCTTAGTGTTAAATTGCAAGTTAGAAGAGGTGGTGAATGTCACCGACGGGAAGCGGCTGTATTTTTCTGTGAATGATTATCGAGATTCAGTCACTGTGGATGAGATTTTAGTAGGTGCGGGACGTGCGCCAAATGTGGAAGGACTAAATTTGGAAACGGTCGGGGTAGAGTACGACAAACATCAAGGTGTGAAGGTAAATGATTACCTGCAAACCAAAAACCCTAATATTTATGCTGCTGGAGATATCTGCATGAATTGGAAGTTCACCCATGCGGCAGATGCGGCGGCGCGGATTGTCATTAAGAATACTCTATTTTCTCCCTTTGGTTTAGGACGTTCTAAACTAAGTAGCTTAGTAATGCCTTGGGTGACATATACTGACCCAGAAATTGCCCATGTGGGGATGTATGAACACCAAGCTAAGGCTATGGGGATTGATGTAGTGACAATTAAGATTCCTTTCAGTAGTGTAGATCGAGCGATCGCAGATGCCCAAGAAGAAGGATTCTTAAAAATTCACCACAGAAAAGGTTCTGATGAAATTATCGGTGCAACGATTGTAGCTGCTCACGCCGGCGAGATGATTTCGGAAATAACCACGGCAATTGTCAATAAAATCGGTCTTAGTAAGTTAAGTAATGTGATTCATCCCTATCCCACCCAAGCGGAAGCAATTAAAAAAGCCGCAGATGCTTATCGTCGTACACTGCTGACACCGAAGACAAAAAAACTTTTAGGATTTTTGACCAAGTTTTCTTGA
- a CDS encoding HEAT repeat domain-containing protein, which produces MNNIGQLLVQAQAAHDAADWSSLVQDLHQLILANDSKHSEIANPEYLLELALTILEMGDFQQRWDIAKVLNQLGTIAIPSLIAILEDDDADDELRWFAARIVGEFQHPEAIAPLVELLQTSEDEELKAIAATALGQMGNLAIPVLSELLTQEDTRLLAVRSLSYIRRPETITPLLSVVQDAQAAVRAATLEALSSFHDPRIPPILLNALEDVAPTVRCVAIQGLSYRSDLCTELDLVTKLQPRLYDFHIEVCCNAAVALARMGGNAATQHLFTVLISPHTPITLQLEIIRALIWVETLFGLECLQKALNHLNSATLLQEIVTVLGRVQKPELISPATGILLDIVQLQHPATKIISVKSAIALSLGQLGCEEATPLLTDMVADPDEFVRLHAIAALQKLTK; this is translated from the coding sequence GTGAATAATATCGGGCAACTTTTGGTGCAGGCGCAAGCGGCGCATGATGCGGCTGATTGGTCATCGCTAGTTCAAGATTTACATCAGTTGATTTTGGCGAATGACTCAAAACATTCAGAAATAGCTAATCCAGAATATCTATTGGAATTAGCACTGACAATTTTAGAGATGGGGGATTTTCAGCAACGTTGGGATATTGCCAAAGTGCTGAATCAATTAGGAACGATCGCTATCCCATCATTAATTGCCATATTAGAAGATGACGATGCAGACGATGAATTACGCTGGTTTGCGGCGCGGATTGTCGGGGAGTTTCAGCACCCAGAAGCGATCGCTCCTTTAGTCGAATTATTGCAAACTAGTGAAGATGAAGAACTCAAAGCGATCGCTGCTACAGCATTGGGACAAATGGGTAATTTGGCTATTCCTGTACTCTCAGAACTCCTCACCCAAGAAGATACCAGACTTTTAGCAGTGCGATCGCTCTCTTATATTCGTCGTCCAGAAACTATCACACCGCTATTGAGTGTAGTACAAGATGCCCAAGCGGCAGTACGTGCAGCTACCCTGGAAGCCCTCAGCAGTTTTCACGATCCACGTATCCCACCTATACTATTGAATGCTTTAGAGGATGTAGCACCTACAGTCAGATGTGTCGCAATCCAAGGTTTAAGTTATCGTTCTGACTTATGTACAGAATTAGATTTGGTTACTAAATTACAACCTCGACTGTATGACTTTCACATTGAGGTTTGTTGTAACGCCGCCGTCGCCTTAGCGCGGATGGGTGGTAATGCAGCTACCCAACATTTATTTACAGTTTTAATCTCACCCCATACACCAATCACTCTACAACTCGAAATCATCCGCGCCTTAATTTGGGTAGAGACATTATTTGGTTTGGAGTGTTTGCAAAAGGCACTAAATCATCTAAATTCAGCAACACTCTTACAAGAAATTGTCACAGTTTTAGGCAGAGTGCAAAAACCAGAGTTAATCTCACCAGCCACAGGTATTTTGTTAGATATAGTGCAATTACAGCATCCAGCAACAAAAATTATCAGTGTCAAAAGTGCGATCGCTTTGTCTCTAGGCCAGTTAGGTTGTGAGGAAGCCACTCCACTATTGACTGATATGGTGGCAGATCCTGATGAATTTGTCAGACTCCATGCGATCGCTGCACTGCAAAAATTAACAAAATAA
- a CDS encoding CmpA/NrtA family ABC transporter substrate-binding protein gives MTNFSRRKFIVTTGAAAAASILTHACAANNSNSASTGDQAPSANPAANVSTVANAPKVETTKAKLGFIALTDAAPLIIAKEKGFFAKYGMTDVEVIKQKSWPVTRDNLKIGSGGGGIDGAHILSPMPYLMTIKDKTPMYLLARLNTNGQAISVAEKYKELNVNLESKALKAAATQAKANQKSLKAGITFPGGTHDLWMRYWLAAGGINPDQDVVLEPVPPPQMVANMKVGTIDTFCVGEPWNAQLVSQKLGYSALVTGELWKDHPEKAFAMRKDWVDQNPNAAQALLMAVLEAQQWCEKQENKEEMCKICSDRKYFNVAAADIIERSKGNIDYGDGRTEKEFAYRMKFWADNASYPYKSHDIWFITENIRWGYLAKDTKIKEIVDQVNREDLWKKAAKAISVADAEIPTSTSRGIETFFDGVKFDPEKPEAYLQGLKIKKV, from the coding sequence ATGACCAACTTTTCCAGAAGAAAATTTATTGTTACTACAGGTGCGGCGGCTGCGGCTTCTATCTTGACTCATGCTTGCGCTGCTAATAATTCCAACTCTGCTAGCACAGGCGACCAAGCACCCTCAGCCAATCCAGCTGCTAACGTCTCAACAGTAGCTAACGCACCAAAAGTAGAAACGACCAAAGCCAAACTCGGATTTATCGCCCTCACTGATGCTGCACCCCTAATTATTGCTAAAGAAAAAGGCTTCTTTGCTAAATATGGCATGACCGATGTTGAGGTGATTAAACAAAAATCTTGGCCTGTCACCCGTGACAACCTCAAAATTGGTTCAGGCGGTGGTGGTATTGATGGCGCACACATCCTTAGCCCCATGCCTTATTTAATGACCATCAAAGACAAAACCCCAATGTATCTCTTGGCGCGGTTAAATACTAACGGTCAGGCTATTTCTGTAGCAGAGAAGTATAAAGAACTCAACGTCAATCTAGAAAGCAAGGCACTCAAAGCAGCAGCCACTCAAGCTAAAGCTAATCAAAAATCATTGAAAGCTGGCATTACCTTTCCTGGTGGAACTCACGATTTATGGATGCGCTATTGGCTAGCAGCTGGTGGAATTAATCCCGATCAAGATGTGGTTTTAGAACCTGTTCCGCCCCCACAAATGGTAGCTAACATGAAAGTCGGTACTATCGATACTTTCTGTGTGGGAGAACCTTGGAACGCGCAATTAGTTAGCCAAAAATTGGGTTATTCTGCTTTAGTTACAGGTGAATTGTGGAAAGATCACCCAGAAAAAGCCTTTGCAATGCGGAAAGATTGGGTTGATCAAAATCCCAACGCTGCACAAGCATTGTTAATGGCAGTTTTGGAAGCTCAACAGTGGTGCGAAAAACAAGAAAACAAAGAGGAGATGTGTAAAATCTGCTCTGACCGTAAATACTTTAACGTTGCTGCCGCAGATATTATAGAAAGGTCTAAAGGCAATATTGACTATGGCGATGGACGCACTGAGAAAGAATTTGCTTATCGCATGAAGTTCTGGGCAGATAATGCTTCTTATCCTTACAAAAGCCATGATATTTGGTTCATAACGGAAAATATTCGTTGGGGTTATCTGGCAAAAGATACCAAGATTAAAGAAATTGTTGATCAAGTAAACAGAGAAGATTTATGGAAAAAAGCAGCGAAAGCAATTAGTGTAGCTGATGCTGAAATTCCTACTAGCACTTCTCGCGGTATTGAAACTTTCTTTGATGGCGTGAAATTTGATCCAGAAAAACCCGAAGCATATTTACAAGGCTTGAAAATCAAGAAAGTCTAA
- a CDS encoding ferredoxin--nitrite reductase, whose protein sequence is MTDTATTTKASLNKFERFKAEKDGLAIKEEIEKLASLGWEAMDEIDRDHRLKWVGVFFRPVTPGKFMMRLRMPNGIVNSEQMRVLAEVVQRYGDDGNADITTRQNIQLRGIRIEDLPDIFKRFHAVGLTSVQSGMDNIRNITGDAVAGLDADELYDTRELVQQIQDMLTNKGQGNPEFSNLPRKFNIAIAGGRDNSVHAEINDLAFVPAFKEGTGQDFSQSPVFGFNILVGGFFSAKRCEAAIPLNAWVTPEEVVAVSRAILEVYRDNGLRANRLKSRLMWLIDEWGIEKFRLEVENRLGKSLLPAAPKDEIDWEKRDHIGVYQQKQPGLNYVGLNIPVGRLYAEDMFELARLADVYGNGEIRLTVEQNVIIPHISDTRLKTFLTDPLLERFSIDPGLLARSLVSCTGAEFCNFALIETKNRALGMIEALETELTFTRPVRIHWTGCPNSCGQPQVADIGLMGTKARKNGKAVEGVDIYMGGKVGKDAHLGSCVQKGIPCEDLQPVLRDLLIQHFGAKAREEALVSAEC, encoded by the coding sequence ATGACGGATACAGCAACTACCACCAAAGCCAGTCTGAATAAGTTTGAGAGATTCAAAGCCGAAAAAGATGGGCTAGCCATCAAGGAAGAAATAGAAAAACTTGCCTCTTTGGGTTGGGAAGCAATGGACGAAATCGACCGAGATCATCGCCTCAAGTGGGTGGGTGTATTTTTTCGCCCAGTTACTCCCGGTAAGTTTATGATGCGGCTGCGGATGCCTAATGGGATTGTCAACAGCGAACAGATGCGGGTGTTAGCAGAAGTAGTGCAGCGTTACGGAGATGACGGTAACGCCGATATTACAACTAGACAGAATATTCAACTACGGGGGATCAGAATTGAAGACTTACCAGATATCTTCAAGAGATTTCACGCCGTTGGTTTAACTAGTGTTCAATCAGGGATGGACAACATCCGCAACATTACAGGTGATGCGGTGGCGGGGTTAGATGCAGATGAATTGTATGATACCCGCGAATTGGTGCAACAAATTCAAGATATGTTGACCAACAAAGGACAAGGTAATCCAGAATTTAGCAATCTTCCACGCAAATTTAATATAGCGATCGCCGGCGGACGAGACAATTCTGTTCATGCTGAAATCAATGATTTGGCCTTCGTTCCCGCGTTTAAAGAAGGGACTGGGCAAGATTTTTCCCAATCCCCAGTCTTCGGCTTCAACATCCTAGTCGGGGGCTTCTTTTCAGCTAAACGTTGCGAAGCGGCGATTCCCTTGAATGCTTGGGTAACTCCAGAAGAAGTAGTGGCTGTAAGTCGAGCAATTTTAGAAGTTTATCGAGATAACGGGTTACGGGCTAATCGTCTGAAATCGCGCTTGATGTGGCTGATTGATGAATGGGGTATAGAGAAGTTTCGCCTTGAGGTCGAAAATCGTTTAGGTAAATCCTTGTTACCTGCTGCACCCAAAGACGAAATTGATTGGGAAAAGCGGGATCACATTGGAGTCTATCAACAAAAACAACCAGGGTTAAACTACGTCGGCTTAAACATTCCTGTAGGACGGTTGTATGCCGAGGATATGTTTGAACTGGCACGGTTAGCGGATGTTTACGGCAATGGTGAAATTCGGCTTACCGTTGAGCAGAACGTGATTATTCCCCATATTTCTGACACGCGGTTGAAGACATTTTTAACCGATCCTTTACTGGAGAGGTTTTCTATTGACCCTGGTTTATTGGCGCGATCGCTAGTATCTTGCACAGGTGCAGAGTTTTGCAACTTCGCCCTCATCGAAACCAAAAACCGCGCCCTAGGCATGATTGAAGCCTTGGAAACTGAATTAACATTCACGCGTCCAGTCCGCATTCACTGGACAGGTTGCCCCAACTCCTGCGGACAACCCCAAGTTGCAGACATTGGTCTGATGGGAACTAAAGCCCGTAAAAATGGTAAAGCTGTAGAAGGCGTTGACATCTATATGGGTGGCAAAGTTGGTAAAGATGCACATTTAGGTAGCTGCGTCCAAAAAGGCATACCCTGCGAAGACTTACAGCCAGTATTACGAGATTTACTCATCCAACACTTCGGCGCGAAAGCGAGAGAAGAAGCTTTGGTAAGTGCTGAGTGCTGA
- a CDS encoding LysR family transcriptional regulator yields the protein MRLEQLQAFLAIAQTGSFQKAAQKCGVTQSTISRQIQSLEADLGVELFHRTNQSKLTLGGERLLPRARKICQEWETATQEITDLVAGKQPELCIAAIHSVCGSYLPPVLQKFCRDYPDVQLRVTSLGSDRALKVLKDGLVDLAIVMNNRFLTTGREMVVEVLYDEPIELLIAANHPLAQYELVPWSELVRYPQVVFKDGYGMQRLIQDKFERLEANLQAALEVNTLDAFRGVVRQGELIALLPTSALVEARLDPTLAVRSLAGSGSLSDNSSLSRRVVMVTTQDRLQIPPIKHFWQLVRENIPLQFAHQRSAS from the coding sequence ATGCGACTAGAACAGTTGCAAGCGTTTCTAGCGATCGCCCAAACTGGCAGTTTCCAAAAAGCAGCCCAGAAATGTGGTGTCACCCAATCGACAATCAGCCGCCAAATCCAATCCTTGGAGGCTGATTTAGGTGTGGAATTATTTCATAGAACCAATCAGTCCAAGCTGACTTTAGGCGGTGAACGTTTGTTACCTCGCGCCCGCAAAATCTGTCAAGAATGGGAAACTGCTACCCAAGAAATCACAGATTTAGTTGCAGGAAAGCAGCCGGAATTGTGTATTGCGGCGATTCATTCCGTTTGTGGTTCTTACCTACCACCAGTATTACAAAAATTTTGTCGTGATTATCCTGATGTACAACTACGGGTGACATCTTTGGGGAGCGATCGCGCCCTCAAAGTCCTCAAAGATGGTTTAGTGGATCTAGCGATCGTCATGAATAATCGCTTTCTCACGACTGGTAGGGAGATGGTGGTAGAAGTCCTTTATGATGAACCCATTGAACTTTTAATTGCAGCTAATCATCCCCTAGCCCAATACGAACTTGTCCCTTGGTCGGAGTTAGTGCGTTATCCCCAAGTAGTATTTAAAGATGGTTATGGGATGCAACGCCTCATCCAAGATAAATTTGAACGACTAGAAGCTAACCTGCAAGCAGCTTTAGAAGTTAATACCCTAGATGCTTTTCGGGGAGTTGTGCGCCAAGGTGAATTAATAGCTCTACTGCCTACATCTGCATTAGTAGAAGCAAGACTTGACCCTACATTAGCAGTACGTTCTTTAGCGGGTAGTGGCTCATTATCTGATAATTCTAGTTTGAGTCGCCGGGTTGTAATGGTAACAACTCAAGACCGGTTGCAAATTCCCCCAATCAAACACTTTTGGCAATTAGTGCGAGAAAATATCCCGTTACAGTTTGCTCACCAGCGATCGGCCTCTTAA